CGGCCAGCAGCTCCTCGTCCGCCTGCGGGACCATCTTGCGAGGCGTCTCCACGATGCGCAGCCGGAGCGCGGGTTCTTGCCGGTCGTGGTAGGGGTCGTGCCTCTGGTCGTCCGGGAGTTCCCGTTCCACGCTCCGCTCGTAGAGCGCGTAGGCCCATCCGAGGGATCGGATCCACCCGGCGCGCGAGAACAACATCTGCCGCTCGACCGTCTCCCGCTGGCGCCGTGCGAGGTCTTCGATGGCGGGAAGCAGGTCACCATACCGCTTCCGGCGCTCCGGATCCGCGGCGATCCAGGCCGCGAGGTCCTCCTCCATCCGCCGCCTCTGCCGGTCCGGATGCATCCGCTGCAGTCCCGCCAGCATCCCGGAGTAGTACTTCTCCGCGTTCGCCAGACCTCTGATGGAGTCGATCAGCGCCAGCCGCGTGGCCTCGTCCCTCGCCGCGTGCTTGCGGTAGACCGCGAGGACGGAGCGGATGCGGTCCAGGACGCGGGGAGCGAATTCCTCGGTCTGGAACGCGAGCTCGGCCGCCGGGAGGTAACGGCGGGTGGAGCCCGGGTAGCCCAACGCCATCACGAAGCTGCCCTCGGTGTAGCCGGAGAGCGAGATCTTCAAGCTGACGTCCGGGTGGAAGGGCGCGCCGCCTGCGTCATAGGCGCGCAGCAGCGAGTAGTCGAGCGTGTGCCGCGGCCATTCGAAGTTGTCGATATCCCCCCCGAACACGCCGAGTGCCCGCTCCGGCGCGTGGACGAGCCGGACGTCCCGGATGACCTGATACCGGACGAGCATCTCCTGCGCACCGCCGTAGAAAGGAACCACCTGACACCGCCGGTCCTCCCGGCCGCCTTGGCACTCGGTGGCGAGCCGATTGCGACGCGCCTCCCGCTTCTTGTACCGCTCGAACGGATCGAGCGAGGCGTCTTCCGGCTTCTGAACCTCGCTCGTGACGTCGCGCATCGAAAGGGCGCGCAGGACCTCGAACCCGCGGCAGGGGATCTCCTCTTCCCTCGATTCCGCCAGGAATCCCTTCTCGAGAAGGTTCTCCTCGACGTCCGAGTTCGTCGAGATGCACTGGTGCGCGACGTGGTGGTTGGTGAGGATCAGCCCCTGGTCCGAGACGAACGATCCGGTGCCGTAACCGCGTCCCATCGAGATCTTCACCACGGCCCGGGCGAGGCCCCGGACCTCCTCCGGCCCCAGGCGCAGGCCCCTGGCCTTCATCGCATCCCAATCGAGCTGCTCGAGCTGATCGAGACGCCACATCCCCTCGTCGGCGGGGACCGCCGCGAGCGAAAGCGCAAGAACGGCAAGAAGAACAGGGAAGCGGCGCATGTCGGATCCTCCGGCGCGAACGGGCGGGCGCGCGATTGTACAGCGGCCTCCCGGCAGCGTCCGCTATCATCGGCGGCCGATGCGCGAATCCTTGTCCGAGGTCGAGCGCGACGTGGTCCGCTGCGCCGAATGCCCGCGCCTGGTGCGCCACCGGGAGGAGATCGCGCGCCGCAAGCGCCGGGCGTACGCGGGCGAAACCTACTGGGGCCGGCCGGTCCCCGGTTTCGGCCGCGGAGGCGCGAGGCTGGTCGTCGTGGGCCTCGCGCCCGGCGCCCACGGTTCGAACCGCACCGGAAGGATGTTCACCGGGGATGCGTCGGGGGATCTGCTCTACCGGACCCTCCACCGGTACGGGTTCGCCAGCCAGGCGCGGGCGGTCTCCCGCGACGACGGCCTCGAGCTGCGGGACTGCTTCGTCACCGCGATCGTCCGCTGCGTTCCCCCCGGGAACAGGCCGAACCGGGAGGAGATCGCCCGGTGCCGCCCGTTTCTCCTGCGCGAGCTGCGCCTGCTGCGCCGCGCCCGCGTCTACGTCGCCCTCGGCCGGCTGGCCTTCGACACGCTCGTCCCCGCGCTACGGGAGATCGGCCGGCCGCCCTTGGAGGAGAGGCCGCGCTTCCGGCACGGGGCGCGGTTCGACCTGTCCGGCGGGAGGCTGCTGCTGGCCTCTTACCATCCGAGCCGGCAGAACACCCAGACAGGACGTCTCACCGAGCCGATGTTCCGCGCGGTCTTCCGCGCGGCCCGGGAAGCCGTCTCGGGAGCCTGACCGTGCCGGGGCGCCGGCGATTCAGCCGCCGAGCAGCCCCGCCTTGAAGCCCTTGCCGGGCGGGTTCGGACCGATCCAGCAGGCGAACAGGGCGTCGGCGAACTCCTTGCCCGGGATCGTTCCCTTGACGGCCCCCTTGACGCGCACCTCGGTTCCCTTGCCCGGGACGTAGGTGAACACGAAGCGATCCCCCGCAGCCACGTCCTCCATGTAGCCGCACAGGGTCTCGAAGGCCTGCTTCACCGATTCCGGGGCGTCCGGGCTGTTGTTCGCCAGACCTTCCCGCCAGCCGCCGCAGATCCTGCCCTTGCCGACGGAGCGCACGAACTCCATCACCATCCGCCGCGGCGTGTCGGAGGCGAGAATCTCCTCCGCGTCCGCCATCTTCCGGGGCAGGTACAGCCCGGCCACGTAGACGTCGATCCAGAGCTTCTCCCGCAGGCCGAGCCCGTTGAGGACGAGGATCTGGCCTTCGACCTCGACCGAGTCCTCCATCTTCACGCCCGCGAGTTCGGCCGCCTGAGCCGGCAGCAGGGTGATGGCGACCAGTACAGCGGCGATCGTCCAGCGCATGACGCGTCCTCCGGTGAGTGCCGCGGCGAGCATAGTGGATGCACCCGTCGCGGGAAAGCGGCTCCGCGCCGTGCCTTTCCCGGCGGAGCACCCGGTTCCGGAAAGCGCCCGGGCGGCGCGGGGTCCCCGCGGTCGCCGGCGCCGTCCGGCCGGCGCCGCCCCCCGGCCGCGTCCGCACCGCAGCGGCCCGGCCACGCCATCCGCGGGGCGCCGGCCCTGTCCGCGGCCGGCCGCCGGAGCGGCGTCCCTGTGGAAACGCCCCGGAACGCGTGTTCCAATGCCACGACCGGCGCGGGTTTCCGAGGGGTGGCCGCGCCGGGCGGGGCAGGCCGCTGATGGTGGTGTCTTCGCAGGCTGGAGCGGCAAGCGGCGGTCTTCGCGGCCGGCGGCGTCTGCTGGAGGTCCTCGCGGTGTCCGCGCTGGGTGGCGTCGTGCTGTATGCCGGCGTGCGCTGGCCCGCGGCCGGCCCCCTCGTCGGCGCCGGCTACGCCATCCTCCTTCTCCCCGCGATCTGTGACCGGTGGCGCGCGCCCATCCTCGGCTTCGTGCCGGGGCTGATGGGCTACGCCGTCTCGATGCACATCGTGCTCAAGAAGTTCGCCTGGTTCGCCCCGATCCTTCTCGCTCCCGCCCTGTCGTGGCACTTCGCGATCATGGGGGTCCTCGCGTACGCCCTGTGGCGGGCGACCCGGTGGCCGGCGTTCGTCGTCCTGCCGCTGGCGATGGGCGCGGAGGATTGGCTCCGCCCGCTCGTGGGAGTGGGCAACTTCACCATGTACCAGGTGGGGACCTTCCTGTACGACTACCCCCTGCTGATTCAGCTTGCGGACGTGGTCGGCGCGCGCGGCCTGACCGTGCTGTACGGAGTGGTCCTCGGCACGATGGCCGAGGCGGCGCGCGCGTGGATCGACGGGCCGCCGCCGGACCTCCGACGCCGGCTCCGCCTGGGGGCGGCCCTCTCCGCGGCGATCGTCGCGGTCGCCACGGCTTACGGGGCGTGGCGGCTTGCCACCGAGCGGCTCGAGCCAGGCCCGCGGCTCGCGGTGATCCAGCCCAGCCAGGACCACGCGCCGGAGCTGACCGACCGGACCGTCCAGTTCCAGCAGCGCTTCACCGCCGAGCACGTGCCGCCGGGCGCGGCGGACATGATCGTCTGGCCGGAAAACTCCGTCATGCTCCCGTACGAAACGCACCCCGTCTACCAGCAGGTCGTCACCTGGCTGGCGTCGACCCGCAAGGCCTACATGCTGATCGGCACGCAGGGGACGCGAGGCGGGGGGAAGCATCCGAGCGCGCGGTCGCTCCTGATCGATCCGGGCGGCGCGATCCTAGGCCGCTACGACAAGATCTATCTCTTCCCGTTCACCGAAAGGCGCGCCTTCATCTTCCTGGACGAGATCTTTCCCTGGCTGGCGCGTCAGATCGACCGTCTGGTGGTGATGGCCTGGGGCCACGCGCCCGACGGGCTCCCGGGGCGGGAAGCGACGGTGTTCTCGATCGAGGTGGACGGAAAGACCTACCGCTTCTGGACGCCTCTGTGCTACGACGTCGACTACGCGGACAGCGCGAGGGAGGCGGCGCGGAACGGCGCTCAGTTTTTCGTCAACATGACCTCCGAGGGGTGGCTCGGCTGGGGCGTCGCCCACAACCAGCTCGCTTCCAGCATCATGCGTGCCGTCGAGTCGCGGGTGGGGGTGGTGCGCGTCGGGAACACCGGGATTTCGGGCTTCATCCTGCCGAGCGGGCGCGTGGATCGCTTCCTCGTCGGCACCTCCGAGCATTGGAGGCCGATGGACGACCCGAGAATCCTCGTCAAGGGAGCGCTGACGCGGCGGGTGATGCTGGATCCGGATCGGCCGACCGTCTACACCCGCTTCGGCGGGATCATCGATCTCCTCTGGCCGGCGGCCTGGCTTGTCGGGACGGTCGCGGGGCTCCTCCGCCGCCGGCGGGCGGAGCAGCCGGTGCCCACCGGAGCGTAGGTGCGGAGGCCGGGCCGGACTGTCCGGCGAGGCGGCGGATCTCCTCGAACACGCGCGTCCGGAAGCGCTCCGCCAGCTCCCGCGGCGGGGGCGTCGGCCACGGCGCGCCTTCGAAGACGAGCGGCACGCCGACGTGGACCTTGACCTCGCGGGGACGCGGCACGCGTGCGGTCTTGGGGAAAGCCTCGTACGCGCCACGGATCGCCACGGGAAGCACGGGGGCTCCGCTCAGGGCGGCGATCCTCGCCAGGCCAGGCCGGAACGGCTGCAACCGGCCGTCGAGCGAGATCCGGCCCTCGGGAAAGATCCCCACCACCTCTCCCCGCCGGAGGATGCCGCAAACCGCCTCGATCGTCTCGCGCGACCGGCTCCGCACGGGCTCGGTGCCCCAGGCGCGGAAGAGCGCCCGCCAGAGCGGGGAGCGGTGATACCACTCGCTGTTGATCAGGTACCGGATCGGACGCGGGAAGACGATTCCGATGAACCAGGGATCGAGATAGGACTGGTGATTCGCCGCGACGATCAGCGGGCCCTCCCGCGGGATGGCCTCCACGGCTCCCGTCAGCCCGAGCCGCCAATAGGGGCGTACGAGCTGGCCGACGGCGGCGTTGACGCGGTACAGCCACATCGCGGTCCGAACCCGAAGAAAACGATCCTAGCGCGCCGCACCGGTCGCGTCATGGCGGACGGCGATTCAACGGTCCACCCGGCAACGTCTTGCGGCGGGACGACGCGGCAACGCTCGGCGGCGGGTCTCGCGACCGCGGCACCGGGTCTGTCCCTTGGGGCTGAGATCGACGTTCTCGGCCCGCGCCCCGGTCTCGCCGCTTCTCGGACGCCGGGGCTCGGCCCGCGGTTTCCTCGCGGCCCCCTCGGCACGGTCGGGCCGCAAGCGGAACCCTTCACGACCGGTCCGGTGCGCGCCGCGAGGAGCTCCGGGCGGTGCGCGCTCCGGAATCCGCCCGATCCGGCTCCGGTACCTCGCGAACAATCCCGCACGGCTGCGCGCGGCTAGAATGAAGCATCATGGCCTCCAGGGCGGATCCCGCACCGCTTCGGACCACGCGCTGCGTCGCGCTGGCCCTTGCGGCCGTCGTACCCCTGCTCGATGGTTGCTTCCCGACGCCGCCGCTCCAGGAGGGCATGACGATCTCGCTCTCGCGGGACGGGAGTTTCGAGGTCGAGATCGTCCAGCGCATCGCGCCGGGCGGTGACGCGCCGCGCGCCGTCGCGAGGAGGCTGGAGAACCTGCGCTCCGCCGCCGCCCGCGGCGAGGACGACTGGTCCCGGCGCCTCGAGAGGGCCGAGCCGGTGCGGTGGACCACGGCCATCGACCGCGCGGGCGGGGAGATCCGGGAAGTCCGGCACAAGGCTTCGTTCGAACGCCTCGAGGACTTGGGGCCATTGTTCGACGGAAGCGACGTCCGCGTCGAGGTCGAGCGCGAGGCGGGCGAGATCGAGCTGGTTTTCCTCGCCGACCGTTCCCGCCGCGCGACCTTCAGCCAGCGGGAGGCCCTCGACGAGGCTCTGGACGAGTGGATCGCGGCGCTGAGCGACTACCTTCGCGGCCTCGCCGAGCTGTACCGCTACCTCGAGCGCCGCCCCGGCCGAAGCCGCGCCGTGCTGGGCGCGATTCTTGCCGACGCCCTCGAGGATTCCGAGCGGGAGCGGCTTCCCGAGCCGGACGAGCGCGAGCGGGAGATCCTCGATCGCATCGGTCAGACGATGACCGCCCTCGCGGGCATCTTCACCGTTCCGGAAGGCGAGCCTTACACGCTCGAGGAGATCTTGGCGCTGGCGCACGACCCCTTCCCCGCGCCGCTCGAGATCGTCGCGCCGTTCGGGATCGAGGAGGCGTCCGGGTTCGCCGAACGGGACGGACGGTTCGTCGTGC
This DNA window, taken from Acidobacteriota bacterium, encodes the following:
- a CDS encoding uracil-DNA glycosylase is translated as MRESLSEVERDVVRCAECPRLVRHREEIARRKRRAYAGETYWGRPVPGFGRGGARLVVVGLAPGAHGSNRTGRMFTGDASGDLLYRTLHRYGFASQARAVSRDDGLELRDCFVTAIVRCVPPGNRPNREEIARCRPFLLRELRLLRRARVYVALGRLAFDTLVPALREIGRPPLEERPRFRHGARFDLSGGRLLLASYHPSRQNTQTGRLTEPMFRAVFRAAREAVSGA
- a CDS encoding 1-acyl-sn-glycerol-3-phosphate acyltransferase; translated protein: MWLYRVNAAVGQLVRPYWRLGLTGAVEAIPREGPLIVAANHQSYLDPWFIGIVFPRPIRYLINSEWYHRSPLWRALFRAWGTEPVRSRSRETIEAVCGILRRGEVVGIFPEGRISLDGRLQPFRPGLARIAALSGAPVLPVAIRGAYEAFPKTARVPRPREVKVHVGVPLVFEGAPWPTPPPRELAERFRTRVFEEIRRLAGQSGPASAPTLRWAPAAPPAGGGGAPRPSRQARPPARGDR
- a CDS encoding S46 family peptidase — protein: MRRFPVLLAVLALSLAAVPADEGMWRLDQLEQLDWDAMKARGLRLGPEEVRGLARAVVKISMGRGYGTGSFVSDQGLILTNHHVAHQCISTNSDVEENLLEKGFLAESREEEIPCRGFEVLRALSMRDVTSEVQKPEDASLDPFERYKKREARRNRLATECQGGREDRRCQVVPFYGGAQEMLVRYQVIRDVRLVHAPERALGVFGGDIDNFEWPRHTLDYSLLRAYDAGGAPFHPDVSLKISLSGYTEGSFVMALGYPGSTRRYLPAAELAFQTEEFAPRVLDRIRSVLAVYRKHAARDEATRLALIDSIRGLANAEKYYSGMLAGLQRMHPDRQRRRMEEDLAAWIAADPERRKRYGDLLPAIEDLARRQRETVERQMLFSRAGWIRSLGWAYALYERSVERELPDDQRHDPYHDRQEPALRLRIVETPRKMVPQADEELLAGFIADALRLPEDQRIDAVAKRAQGREGTPEEVARRIAAELVSGTKVGDPETRRRYFEASKKDLLDSGDPMILFAADLHAQRRPFEDRLDREITAPAEELSRRYAAALMEFRGGNLYADANATLRFTHGRVLGYFPYGRGSRLGYATTAGSMMAAVTDHPDYALRDEVKAQLAGRKLDLLVDPFLGNLPIDFVADIDTTGGNSGSPVLDGTGRVLGVLFDGNFEGLASDLAYDGEHDRSIMVDVRAILHVMLSVYGAVDLAAELGL
- the lnt gene encoding apolipoprotein N-acyltransferase, with protein sequence MVVSSQAGAASGGLRGRRRLLEVLAVSALGGVVLYAGVRWPAAGPLVGAGYAILLLPAICDRWRAPILGFVPGLMGYAVSMHIVLKKFAWFAPILLAPALSWHFAIMGVLAYALWRATRWPAFVVLPLAMGAEDWLRPLVGVGNFTMYQVGTFLYDYPLLIQLADVVGARGLTVLYGVVLGTMAEAARAWIDGPPPDLRRRLRLGAALSAAIVAVATAYGAWRLATERLEPGPRLAVIQPSQDHAPELTDRTVQFQQRFTAEHVPPGAADMIVWPENSVMLPYETHPVYQQVVTWLASTRKAYMLIGTQGTRGGGKHPSARSLLIDPGGAILGRYDKIYLFPFTERRAFIFLDEIFPWLARQIDRLVVMAWGHAPDGLPGREATVFSIEVDGKTYRFWTPLCYDVDYADSAREAARNGAQFFVNMTSEGWLGWGVAHNQLASSIMRAVESRVGVVRVGNTGISGFILPSGRVDRFLVGTSEHWRPMDDPRILVKGALTRRVMLDPDRPTVYTRFGGIIDLLWPAAWLVGTVAGLLRRRRAEQPVPTGA